One Thermoanaerobacter pseudethanolicus ATCC 33223 DNA window includes the following coding sequences:
- the speB gene encoding agmatinase, translating into MIEGKYFVDPGKFLGATEDYEKAEVVILGLPMDYTVSFKAGSRFGPAAIRQASYGLEYYSVYLDRRLEDKKFYDLGDLVLPYGNVKKSLDLISKATEDILKSGKKGLFLGGEHLVTYGILKEYLKKYGDNLVILHFDAHTDLREEFFGEAYSHATVMKKVWDIAKGIKMYNFGIRSGEKEEFEFAEKNTHMFLYEVVEPLKGVIDDIKDYPIYISWDIDVVDPAFAPGTGTPEPGGITTKEALEAIHILKDLNVVGMDLVEVSPSHDIAGITSILAAKLIRESILSFF; encoded by the coding sequence ATGATAGAAGGAAAATATTTTGTTGATCCGGGAAAGTTTTTAGGGGCTACTGAAGATTATGAAAAGGCAGAGGTAGTTATACTAGGTTTGCCTATGGATTACACAGTGAGTTTCAAAGCAGGAAGCCGCTTTGGACCTGCTGCCATAAGGCAAGCCTCTTATGGTTTAGAATATTATAGTGTGTATTTAGATAGGAGGTTGGAAGATAAGAAATTTTATGATTTAGGAGATTTAGTACTTCCTTATGGGAATGTGAAAAAGAGTCTAGATTTAATCTCAAAAGCTACAGAAGACATTTTGAAAAGTGGAAAAAAAGGATTGTTCTTGGGTGGAGAACATTTAGTGACTTATGGAATTTTAAAAGAGTACTTAAAAAAATATGGGGATAACCTTGTAATCCTTCATTTTGATGCCCATACTGATTTAAGAGAAGAATTTTTCGGTGAAGCTTATTCTCACGCCACAGTAATGAAAAAAGTATGGGATATTGCTAAAGGTATTAAAATGTATAATTTTGGGATAAGGTCAGGTGAAAAAGAAGAATTTGAGTTTGCAGAAAAAAATACCCACATGTTTTTGTATGAAGTAGTTGAACCTTTGAAAGGTGTAATTGATGATATAAAAGATTATCCAATTTATATTAGCTGGGATATAGATGTTGTAGACCCTGCTTTTGCACCAGGCACTGGTACACCAGAACCAGGGGGAATAACCACAAAAGAGGCATTAGAGGCAATTCATATTTTAAAAGATTTAAATGTAGTTGGGATGGATTTGGTGGAAGTCTCGCCTTCTCACGATATAGCTGGTATAACCTCTATTTTAGCAGCTAAACTTATAAGGGAATCTATCCTTTCCTTCTTCTAA
- a CDS encoding oxaloacetate decarboxylase subunit alpha, protein MSNKIKITETVLRDAHQSLLATRMSTEEMLPIAEKLDAVGYYSIEAWGGATFDACMRFLDEDPWERLRRLKKRIKNTPLQMLLRGQNLLGYRHYPDDIVEKFVERAVANGIDIIRIFDALNDVRNLEVAVKATKKAGAHAQGTLVYTISPVHNIDHYIKVAKELTELGVDSICIKDMSGILTPYVAYELVKSLKDAVNIPIQLHSHYTSGMAAMTYLKAIEAGVDIIDTAISPLALGTSQPATETMVAILKGTQYDTGLDMELLSEIASYFKEVKQNHSKEIDLSMVMGVDTDVLIYQVPGGMLSNLISQLKQQNALDKYPEVLKEIPKVREELGYPPLVTPMSQMVGTQAVLNVITGERYKMVPKEVKDYVKGLYGRPPAPISEEIKKKIIGDEEVIDIRPADLLKPQFEAIKEEIKEYYEQEEDVLSYALFPQVAKKFFEYRRAKKYQIDATLLNMEYMTYPV, encoded by the coding sequence ATGAGTAATAAAATTAAAATTACAGAAACTGTATTAAGAGATGCCCATCAGTCACTCTTGGCTACTCGAATGTCGACGGAAGAAATGCTCCCAATTGCAGAAAAATTGGATGCAGTAGGATATTATTCTATTGAAGCGTGGGGAGGAGCTACCTTTGATGCTTGTATGAGATTTCTTGACGAAGACCCTTGGGAAAGATTGAGAAGATTAAAGAAGAGGATAAAAAATACCCCTCTTCAAATGCTTTTGAGAGGACAAAATCTATTAGGATATAGGCATTATCCTGATGATATAGTAGAAAAATTTGTTGAGAGGGCTGTTGCTAACGGAATAGATATAATAAGAATTTTTGATGCTTTAAATGATGTACGAAATCTTGAAGTTGCCGTTAAAGCTACTAAAAAAGCGGGAGCCCACGCTCAAGGTACCCTTGTTTATACTATAAGTCCTGTTCACAACATTGACCATTATATTAAAGTAGCAAAAGAGCTGACAGAATTAGGAGTGGATTCCATATGCATAAAGGATATGTCAGGAATATTAACTCCTTATGTTGCTTATGAGTTAGTAAAAAGCCTTAAAGATGCAGTAAATATTCCTATACAGTTGCACAGCCATTATACGAGTGGAATGGCGGCTATGACTTATCTTAAAGCAATAGAGGCTGGAGTAGATATAATAGACACTGCTATTTCACCTTTGGCATTAGGAACTTCTCAACCTGCTACAGAAACAATGGTAGCTATTTTAAAAGGCACTCAATATGACACTGGTTTGGATATGGAGTTATTATCAGAAATTGCTTCATACTTTAAAGAAGTAAAACAAAATCACAGTAAAGAAATAGATTTATCTATGGTTATGGGCGTAGATACAGATGTATTAATTTATCAAGTTCCAGGAGGAATGCTATCAAATTTAATTTCCCAATTAAAACAACAAAATGCTTTAGATAAGTACCCAGAGGTTTTAAAAGAAATTCCTAAAGTTAGAGAAGAATTAGGATACCCACCTCTTGTTACTCCTATGAGTCAGATGGTAGGGACTCAAGCTGTCTTGAATGTAATAACTGGAGAAAGGTATAAAATGGTACCAAAAGAAGTAAAAGATTATGTGAAAGGACTGTATGGTAGACCACCAGCGCCAATTTCAGAAGAAATAAAGAAAAAAATAATAGGAGATGAAGAGGTAATAGATATTAGACCAGCAGACCTTTTAAAACCGCAATTTGAAGCGATTAAAGAAGAAATTAAAGAGTATTATGAACAAGAAGAAGATGTTTTATCTTATGCTCTTTTCCCACAAGTAGCAAAGAAGTTTTTTGAATACAGAAGAGCAAAAAAATATCAAATAGATGCAACTCTTCTTAATATGGAATATATGACATATCCAGTTTAA
- the safA gene encoding SafA/ExsA family spore coat assembly protein, with amino-acid sequence MTIDGSYYNPNYPKYPYHHPYYPHHPHPGHCKTFYTVQPGDTMWSIANMFGISLDCLIRANPQISDPNLIYPGQQICIPFYCPPVSPETCKTIYTVKPGDTMWSIANMFGVSLDALIRANPQIPDPNLIYPGQQICIPSANC; translated from the coding sequence ATGACAATAGATGGATCTTATTATAATCCTAACTATCCTAAGTATCCTTACCATCATCCCTATTATCCACATCATCCTCATCCGGGACATTGTAAGACTTTTTATACAGTGCAGCCAGGAGATACTATGTGGTCTATAGCGAATATGTTTGGAATAAGTCTTGACTGCTTAATAAGAGCTAATCCTCAGATATCGGATCCTAATTTGATATATCCAGGACAACAAATTTGCATACCTTTCTATTGTCCACCAGTATCTCCAGAAACCTGCAAAACAATATACACAGTAAAACCGGGAGATACCATGTGGTCTATAGCTAATATGTTTGGTGTAAGTCTTGATGCATTGATAAGAGCAAATCCACAAATACCAGATCCCAATTTGATATACCCAGGACAACAAATATGTATACCTTCTGCGAATTGTTAA
- the surE gene encoding 5'/3'-nucleotidase SurE: MKILLTNDDGVQGLGMLKLAEYLKDKYKVTVVAPEKERSAISHAITLHKPLRLKKVKEEDSLKIYAINGTPSDCVKLGIEVVLREKPDIVISGINEGLNLGTDILYSGTVSAAIEAAIYGIPAIAVSRAETADIEDRRIYKFLENLIEKVLEKGLPKNTLLNVNIPDFKKGIKGVKATILGKSIYIETFQKNYDPRGKEYYWMAGKISEIEKDERTDIVSVKEGYISITPIHFDLTEYNMINILNSWDIKIE; this comes from the coding sequence ATGAAAATACTTCTTACTAATGACGATGGAGTACAAGGATTAGGGATGTTAAAATTAGCAGAATATCTTAAAGATAAGTATAAGGTAACGGTAGTAGCTCCTGAAAAAGAAAGAAGTGCTATAAGCCATGCTATAACTTTACATAAACCTTTAAGGCTTAAAAAAGTAAAGGAAGAGGATAGTTTGAAAATATATGCAATAAATGGTACACCGTCTGATTGTGTAAAATTAGGGATTGAAGTGGTGTTGAGAGAAAAACCTGATATTGTAATTTCTGGCATTAATGAAGGCTTAAATTTAGGGACAGATATACTTTATTCTGGTACTGTTTCTGCGGCTATAGAAGCCGCAATTTACGGCATTCCTGCTATTGCAGTTTCCCGTGCAGAAACTGCTGATATTGAAGATAGGCGTATATATAAATTTTTGGAGAATTTAATAGAAAAAGTTTTAGAAAAAGGATTACCTAAAAACACATTATTGAATGTAAATATACCCGATTTTAAGAAGGGAATAAAGGGAGTAAAAGCTACAATACTCGGCAAGAGTATCTATATTGAGACTTTTCAAAAAAATTATGACCCAAGAGGGAAAGAGTACTATTGGATGGCAGGGAAAATTTCGGAAATAGAAAAGGATGAAAGGACAGACATTGTTTCTGTAAAAGAAGGTTATATTTCTATTACTCCAATTCATTTTGATTTAACAGAGTACAATATGATAAACATCTTAAACTCCTGGGATATAAAAATAGAGTAA
- a CDS encoding 4Fe-4S dicluster domain-containing protein codes for MVKNKELVIIEKWCKGCGICVEFCPVKVLELKNGKVRLIDADECTKCGLCELRCPDFAIYLEVKE; via the coding sequence TTGGTAAAAAATAAAGAGCTCGTAATAATAGAAAAATGGTGCAAAGGCTGCGGTATTTGTGTAGAATTTTGCCCTGTTAAAGTATTGGAACTAAAAAATGGTAAGGTTAGGCTGATAGATGCTGATGAATGCACTAAATGTGGCCTTTGCGAGCTCAGGTGTCCTGATTTTGCCATATATTTAGAGGTGAAAGAATGA
- a CDS encoding 2-oxoacid:acceptor oxidoreductase subunit alpha, which yields MMPTVLMQGNEAVVEGAIAAGLKFYAGYPITPSTEIAEFCAEKLPFVGGKFIQMEDEIASMAAVIGASLTGLKAMTATSGPGFSLKQENIGFAAMVEIPCVIVDVQRMGPSTGMPTSPAQGDVMQSRWGTHGDHPIIVLSPSSVKEAYYITIQAFNLSEKYRTPVILLMDEVIGHLREAVNLDEYKDIEIFERPMPQDKDNYLPYEDIENGVVPLVPFGKGFRFHVTGLAHNEKGLPTNDPKVTEKLIKRLMEKIENNKKDILMFEEKDTEEGDVLLISFGSSARACEAAMEELKKEGIKIGLFRPITIWPFPDEKLREIYPRFKKVFVVEMNTGQLYYEVDRIIKGNTYVGKINKFNGEFFTPFEIVEKIKESFKNGI from the coding sequence ATGATGCCTACGGTATTGATGCAAGGAAATGAAGCGGTAGTGGAAGGAGCTATAGCTGCTGGACTAAAATTTTATGCAGGATATCCAATAACTCCCTCTACTGAGATTGCTGAGTTTTGTGCCGAAAAGCTTCCTTTTGTAGGAGGGAAATTTATTCAAATGGAAGATGAAATCGCCAGCATGGCAGCAGTTATAGGAGCCTCCCTTACTGGATTAAAAGCAATGACTGCTACATCGGGTCCTGGGTTTTCTTTAAAGCAGGAAAACATAGGTTTTGCTGCTATGGTAGAAATTCCTTGCGTTATAGTGGATGTTCAGCGAATGGGTCCGAGCACAGGAATGCCTACTTCTCCTGCACAAGGGGATGTAATGCAATCCAGATGGGGAACTCATGGAGACCATCCTATAATTGTTTTATCACCTTCTTCTGTAAAAGAAGCCTATTATATTACTATTCAAGCTTTTAATCTTTCTGAAAAATACAGGACACCTGTAATTCTACTTATGGATGAAGTTATAGGTCATCTAAGAGAAGCAGTTAATTTAGATGAATATAAAGATATAGAAATTTTTGAACGACCTATGCCCCAAGATAAAGATAATTACTTACCTTATGAGGATATAGAAAATGGAGTTGTCCCTTTAGTACCCTTTGGTAAAGGTTTTAGATTTCATGTAACAGGACTTGCTCACAACGAAAAAGGATTGCCTACAAATGACCCTAAAGTAACTGAAAAACTGATAAAAAGATTGATGGAGAAAATTGAAAACAATAAAAAAGACATACTGATGTTTGAAGAAAAAGATACTGAAGAAGGAGATGTACTTCTCATATCCTTTGGTTCTTCTGCCAGAGCTTGTGAAGCGGCAATGGAAGAACTTAAAAAAGAAGGGATAAAAATTGGACTTTTCAGACCTATAACCATATGGCCTTTCCCTGATGAAAAATTGAGGGAAATATATCCTAGATTTAAGAAAGTGTTTGTAGTTGAAATGAATACAGGGCAACTTTACTATGAAGTAGATAGAATAATCAAAGGTAATACCTATGTAGGGAAAATTAACAAATTTAATGGAGAGTTTTTCACTCCTTTTGAGATTGTAGAGAAAATAAAGGAGAGTTTTAAAAATGGCATCTGA
- a CDS encoding 2-oxoacid:ferredoxin oxidoreductase subunit beta, with amino-acid sequence MASELVEKYIRKETLPNIWCPGCSNGIVTAAIVRAIDNLGLDQDKVCIVSGIGCSSRASGYLDFNTLHTTHGRAIAFATGIKFANPELTVIVITGDGDNAAIGGNHFIHACRRNIDLTVVMYNNHIYGMTGGQYSPTTPRFDRATTAPYGNIDRYFDICKLAIGAGATYVARGTAYHVQQLTKLIERGISHKGFSFIEALSICPTYYGRKNKKGTPADMLKWLKDHAVDIKQASKMDPEELHDKFIIGELLNIDEPEFVEEYQKMLNNLKVNYK; translated from the coding sequence ATGGCATCTGAATTAGTAGAAAAATACATTAGGAAGGAAACGTTACCAAATATTTGGTGTCCAGGTTGCAGCAATGGAATAGTAACGGCAGCTATTGTAAGAGCAATTGACAACTTAGGACTTGACCAAGACAAGGTATGTATTGTATCTGGAATTGGTTGTTCTTCAAGGGCATCAGGATACTTGGATTTTAATACTTTGCATACTACCCATGGAAGAGCTATTGCTTTTGCAACAGGTATTAAATTTGCTAATCCTGAGCTTACAGTAATAGTTATTACTGGAGATGGAGATAATGCGGCTATTGGAGGTAATCACTTTATTCATGCTTGCAGAAGAAATATAGACTTAACTGTAGTGATGTACAACAACCATATTTATGGAATGACAGGAGGACAATATTCTCCAACGACTCCACGGTTTGACAGAGCTACTACTGCACCTTACGGAAATATTGATAGGTATTTTGATATTTGCAAATTGGCCATTGGAGCAGGTGCGACTTATGTAGCTAGGGGTACTGCTTACCATGTTCAACAATTGACAAAACTAATTGAAAGAGGAATTTCTCATAAAGGTTTTTCCTTCATTGAAGCTTTGAGTATATGCCCTACTTACTATGGAAGAAAAAATAAAAAAGGAACACCTGCAGATATGCTAAAGTGGTTAAAAGACCATGCAGTAGACATAAAACAAGCTAGTAAAATGGACCCTGAAGAGCTTCATGACAAATTTATTATTGGAGAGCTTTTAAATATTGATGAGCCTGAATTTGTAGAAGAATATCAAAAAATGTTAAATAATTTGAAGGTGAATTACAAATGA
- a CDS encoding 2-oxoacid:acceptor oxidoreductase family protein, which produces MSSIEIRLGGSGGQGLILAGIILAEAAILDGKNSVQSQSYGPEARGGSSKAEVIISNEYITYPKVLKPDILLTLASSAYLCYKNDMKENGIIIIDESIIPNDEDTQKVVRLPIIKTAQEIIGRAFVANIISLGVIAELTNVVTKESLERAVLNRVPPATEEINKRALREGYNLVKMRGSEIWQKQMI; this is translated from the coding sequence ATGAGTTCAATAGAAATAAGATTAGGTGGTTCAGGAGGGCAAGGTTTAATCCTTGCAGGAATAATTTTGGCGGAAGCTGCAATATTGGATGGTAAAAATAGTGTTCAAAGTCAGTCCTATGGTCCTGAGGCAAGAGGAGGATCCAGCAAAGCAGAAGTAATAATAAGTAATGAATATATAACGTATCCTAAGGTATTAAAACCAGACATACTACTTACTCTTGCGTCTTCTGCCTATTTATGCTATAAAAATGACATGAAAGAAAATGGGATAATTATAATAGACGAATCAATAATTCCTAATGATGAAGATACCCAAAAAGTTGTCCGACTTCCCATAATAAAAACTGCGCAAGAGATAATTGGAAGAGCTTTTGTGGCGAATATAATATCTTTAGGTGTAATAGCAGAGTTAACTAATGTGGTAACAAAAGAATCTTTAGAAAGAGCTGTTTTAAATAGAGTACCTCCAGCCACAGAAGAGATTAACAAAAGAGCATTGAGAGAAGGCTATAATCTTGTAAAAATGAGGGGTAGTGAAATATGGCAAAAACAGATGATTTGA
- a CDS encoding MurR/RpiR family transcriptional regulator, whose amino-acid sequence MAKTDDLIKRIQDNYTKLSKSQKIIAEYIINHYDKAAFMTAAKLGASINISESTVVRFANTLGYNGYPELQNALQELIKNKLTTVQRLEMTEETDEIAILNNVLKADIENIKETINEINKDDFRRVVSDIINATKIYIIGSRSSIVIAEYLGFYLNLIRENVSVVKAGVSDVFEQILRVSENDLVIGIGFPRYSKRTLDVLKYAKSQNAKIVTITDSLISPLTSVADEILIAKSNMASFVDSLVAPLSLVNALVVAVGLREKEKIADTFEKLESIWDEYGVYFSKPN is encoded by the coding sequence ATGGCAAAAACAGATGATTTGATAAAAAGGATACAAGATAATTATACAAAATTAAGCAAAAGCCAAAAGATAATAGCAGAGTACATTATAAATCATTATGATAAGGCAGCTTTTATGACAGCTGCAAAATTGGGAGCCAGCATAAATATAAGTGAATCAACTGTTGTAAGATTTGCTAATACTTTAGGCTATAATGGATATCCAGAACTTCAAAATGCACTGCAAGAGCTTATAAAAAATAAACTTACAACAGTCCAAAGGTTAGAAATGACAGAAGAGACAGATGAAATTGCTATATTGAATAATGTACTAAAAGCCGACATAGAAAACATAAAAGAGACCATAAATGAAATAAATAAGGATGACTTTAGAAGAGTCGTTTCAGATATCATCAATGCTACAAAAATTTATATAATAGGTTCCAGAAGTTCTATTGTCATTGCAGAATATTTGGGATTTTATTTAAATTTAATACGGGAAAATGTGTCAGTCGTTAAAGCGGGCGTATCAGATGTTTTCGAGCAAATTCTCAGAGTTAGTGAAAATGATTTAGTGATAGGAATTGGTTTTCCGAGATACTCAAAAAGAACATTAGATGTGCTGAAATATGCAAAATCTCAGAATGCAAAAATCGTTACAATAACAGATAGCTTGATTTCTCCTCTTACCTCTGTTGCTGATGAGATATTAATTGCGAAAAGCAACATGGCTTCTTTTGTGGATTCATTAGTGGCACCTTTAAGTCTTGTCAATGCTCTTGTGGTAGCTGTGGGCCTTAGAGAAAAGGAAAAGATAGCCGATACTTTTGAAAAATTAGAGAGTATTTGGGATGAATATGGGGTATATTTCTCAAAACCAAATTAA
- a CDS encoding Glu/Leu/Phe/Val family dehydrogenase, with protein MSKESLNPLIIAQKQIKNACDLLGVEEFVYELLKEPMRVLEVSIPVQMDDGTVKVFKGYRSQHNDALGPTKGGIRFHPDVTLDEVKALSMWMTFKCGVVGLPYGGAKGGVVVNPKELSNDELQRLSRGYIRAITSIIGPNKDIPAPDVNTNMQIMAWMVDEYNKIVGYNSPAVITGKPLIYGGSKGRTAATGYGVALMAREAVKRLQMDFKNCTSAVQGFGNVGSYTALNLQRLGAKIVAVSDVYGGIYNKDGIDVEKLLEHVNKTGTVCNFEGTTSITNEELLTMEVDILALAALENQITSANAPDVKAKIICEGANGPTTPEADKILAERGVFVVPDILANSGGVIVSYFEWVQNLMNYYWTEKEVEERQEIMMVNAFNAIYELAQQYKVDMRTAAYMISIKRVYEAMKIRGWL; from the coding sequence ATGTCAAAAGAGTCATTAAATCCTTTGATTATTGCGCAAAAGCAGATTAAAAATGCTTGTGATTTGCTGGGGGTAGAAGAATTTGTTTATGAACTTTTAAAGGAACCTATGCGAGTATTAGAAGTTTCTATTCCTGTACAGATGGATGATGGTACAGTAAAAGTCTTTAAAGGTTATAGGTCTCAACACAATGACGCATTAGGACCCACAAAAGGAGGAATAAGATTTCATCCTGACGTTACATTAGATGAGGTAAAAGCCTTATCCATGTGGATGACATTTAAATGTGGGGTAGTAGGACTTCCTTACGGAGGAGCAAAAGGTGGAGTAGTGGTAAATCCAAAAGAATTGTCTAACGATGAGTTACAGAGGTTGAGCAGGGGCTATATAAGAGCAATAACGAGCATAATAGGTCCTAATAAAGATATACCTGCACCAGATGTAAATACTAACATGCAAATTATGGCTTGGATGGTAGATGAGTATAACAAAATTGTAGGCTACAATAGCCCTGCGGTCATTACAGGAAAACCTTTGATATATGGTGGTTCTAAGGGAAGAACTGCTGCAACTGGATATGGAGTTGCATTGATGGCACGGGAGGCTGTAAAACGTTTACAGATGGATTTCAAAAATTGTACATCAGCTGTACAGGGCTTTGGAAATGTTGGAAGTTACACTGCTTTAAACCTTCAAAGATTAGGCGCTAAAATTGTAGCAGTAAGTGATGTGTATGGAGGTATATACAATAAAGATGGAATTGATGTTGAAAAATTACTAGAGCATGTAAATAAGACGGGAACAGTGTGCAATTTTGAGGGAACAACCAGTATAACAAATGAAGAGCTTTTAACAATGGAGGTAGACATTTTAGCTTTAGCAGCTTTAGAAAATCAGATAACTTCTGCAAATGCGCCAGATGTAAAGGCGAAAATAATTTGCGAAGGAGCAAATGGTCCTACAACTCCTGAAGCAGATAAGATTTTAGCAGAAAGAGGTGTGTTTGTAGTTCCGGATATTTTAGCTAATTCAGGAGGAGTAATAGTTTCATATTTTGAATGGGTACAAAATCTCATGAATTATTATTGGACAGAAAAAGAAGTAGAAGAAAGACAGGAGATTATGATGGTAAATGCTTTTAACGCTATATATGAATTAGCACAGCAGTACAAAGTTGATATGAGGACAGCAGCTTACATGATATCGATTAAACGGGTTTATGAAGCTATGAAAATTAGAGGTTGGTTATAA
- a CDS encoding SLC13 family permease has product MKLIAILIFIATYILLLVLPKYRTYISLFSALLFVLIGILPFQKALSYIDWNVILMIGGTMGIVNLFIESKMPALMADVIIDKVASIKWAIISLAAFAGIVSAFIDNVATVLIIAPVAMDIAKKLNISPVYMIISIAISSNLQGAATLVGDTTSLLLGGYAKMDFIDFFFFKGRMGLFWIVQIGAVATIPILLLFFREYNQPIHLEEKQEVEDYFPSYLLILMVALLIIASFIPNKPEITNGLICTTLLLIGIIKEVVISKNKHALNNTLLQIDYETILLLMGLFVVIGGISEVGVINDISKIFSRFGKGNLFLIYTIIVWFSVFVSAFIDNIPYTATMLPVVSKIAQEMGIQPYLLYFGLLVGATLGGNITPIGASANITGLGILRKEGYEVKAKDFMKLSIPFTLTAVITGYILTWIIWR; this is encoded by the coding sequence ATGAAGTTAATAGCAATATTAATATTTATAGCGACATATATTCTACTTCTTGTTTTACCTAAATACAGAACATATATTTCATTATTTTCAGCTTTATTATTTGTATTAATTGGAATACTTCCCTTTCAAAAAGCTCTATCTTACATTGATTGGAATGTTATATTGATGATTGGCGGAACTATGGGAATAGTAAACCTGTTTATCGAATCAAAGATGCCTGCTTTGATGGCTGATGTTATAATAGACAAAGTCGCAAGTATAAAATGGGCCATAATATCTCTTGCAGCCTTTGCTGGCATAGTTTCAGCTTTTATCGATAATGTAGCTACTGTTTTAATAATAGCACCCGTTGCTATGGATATTGCAAAGAAGCTTAATATTTCACCAGTCTATATGATTATTTCAATAGCTATTTCATCAAACTTACAAGGTGCTGCAACCTTAGTTGGAGATACTACCTCGCTTTTATTAGGTGGTTATGCTAAAATGGATTTTATTGACTTTTTCTTTTTTAAAGGTAGGATGGGATTGTTTTGGATAGTTCAAATTGGGGCAGTAGCTACAATACCTATTTTATTGCTCTTTTTTAGAGAATATAATCAACCCATTCATCTTGAGGAAAAGCAAGAGGTTGAGGACTATTTCCCATCATATCTTTTGATTTTGATGGTAGCATTATTAATAATTGCTTCCTTTATTCCTAATAAACCTGAAATTACAAATGGTTTAATATGCACAACATTGCTTTTAATAGGTATAATTAAGGAGGTCGTCATAAGCAAAAATAAACATGCTTTAAATAATACTCTTTTACAAATTGATTATGAAACAATCCTTTTGCTGATGGGGCTTTTCGTAGTAATAGGTGGAATTTCTGAGGTTGGAGTTATAAACGATATTAGTAAAATATTTTCAAGATTTGGAAAGGGCAACTTATTTTTAATCTATACTATTATAGTTTGGTTCTCAGTTTTTGTATCTGCCTTCATTGATAATATACCATATACTGCTACGATGCTTCCTGTTGTATCAAAAATTGCTCAAGAAATGGGAATACAGCCTTATCTTCTTTATTTTGGCCTACTTGTTGGGGCAACATTGGGAGGTAATATAACTCCAATAGGTGCATCTGCTAATATAACTGGATTAGGAATTCTAAGAAAAGAAGGATATGAAGTTAAGGCAAAGGACTTTATGAAGTTAAGTATTCCATTTACTTTAACAGCAGTTATAACTGGTTATATTTTGACTTGGATTATTTGGAGGTAA